One Nicotiana tabacum cultivar K326 chromosome 23, ASM71507v2, whole genome shotgun sequence genomic window, TAAATTATGTTACTTTATTAAATATACATAGCTCGTAAATACAAGGTTTAACTAAGAAAAAATGATACTTTGCGGGAACCTTATAAACAAGGCCAAAACCACCGCGTcctaacttattttcttctgaGAAATTATCTGTTGCCGCTAGAATGCTTTCCAAACTAAAAAATGGAACTTCGATGCCTTTCTCATCCTCTTCATCTATTAAGTCATTTTCTCCCTTTTCAGTGTTCAACCAGCTGCGTAGATGTGGATTTCCTTGATAAAAAGAATAAAGGTAACATATATAATTTTATAAGGGCTAGTAAAATGAAGTTATAATTCATCAAGAAGAGAATTTGCATGCATTTACCTCTACTTCTTGCTCTCCTTGTTTTATAGAATAGGCAGATAAGGCTGCATAGGAAAATAGTAGTGGCAATTGTAGTAGGAATAGCAACTTTTAGCCTTCTTgatttatgtgttttgtatgcAATTGCTGTAGCAATAACAGAAATATGATCGCTTTAAATAAATACTAACTAAATAAGTAACATATAGAATAACCAAATAGTACTCTATCTATTCCACTCAATTGTGTGGTAATGAATGAACGGAAATGGGATGTAAAATAAGGGAAGACTTGACACTTACCAAAGTACCCATAGAATTTGTGATGTAAAATATATTATTACATTTCGATGACAATATGAGCATGTCATTGATgataaatttgggattttaatGTTAATAGTTTTTTCAAATATAGAAAAAATGACTTTGGAAAGATTGTCATATAGAATAAAATAAGTAAATCTCAAGAGGATGAATATATAATCTGTGAATACCTTTGGGAGCTGAAAATTCAGAAGCAGCTAGTTTTACATAAATTGTAATTCCACTTGCATCATTTTCGGAGAGTTGTTGCAAGTTGAAGAGGTCTCCATCCCAAGTCAGACATTTGTTGTCCTCAAAAGCATAAGCAGTACAAGAGCAATTATTCAAACAAGTGGATTCACATTCTGGTGCACTACCAACGGTTAAAATATTATTATCAATTGGTATTCTCATATGAGAATGCATCCAGTACTTGTCTTCCTCCAAAATAGATGCACTAGCATTACCACAATTCAAACTTGTTTTTCTCTCACAACCAAAAGAGAAACTATTCAAATCCCAATCTTTCTTTGATCTAGGAGTGAAACCAGGCAAACAATCACACAAGGGAATACTTGAGCTGTCATTGCATGCACCATATGCACCGCAATAACCGTAAACATCACATGATTGTACTGGTTGAGCGAAAAACATATTCCACTGCTTGGTACTATTCAACCACGTCAGCTGCTTAATTTCCCCCGTGACATCTATTATGAATCTTGACATAACCGAAGgattaaaaatataatatgaaaaatataccTCATTCGTGTTATTTATAAACGTGAAATTGAATATGGGATGTGCATTTCAGAGGTACTGTGCCCCAGCTGTGTCCATTCCAAGGTCCGCTTGACCAATATTCTACAGTCTTGTTCCACCTAACAATGGATTCACCGTTAGACTCCATCTCAAGGGAAAAGAGCCCTGGCCTAGGATCTTCAGAGTTGGTCCAAGAAGTAAGAGCTTGCTGTGTTTTAGTTTTTCTGTTGTAGCCAATTTTAGAACCAGGCAAAAATGTGTGGCTTGGATGATCAAAACTTTGCCACAGTGAATTGGACCCATGGTTCAAAATCAAATTCCCATCATCACGAAGAATCGCAACCACAGGTTTCTTCGTGCTGGAGTTAATATTTGTCGtccaaattgagagttcattcCCGTTGAGAAGCACCAAGTTATCCTGCATAATTTTGAGCTCTGCGGATTCCATATCTAAAAACGAAAGAGGAGTCTCCCTATTTGCTACCCAAACTATGGTTTGTGGGGTTATTTGTTTATACCATATACCGATGTAATAATTTGATAGATTATCAAGTGTGAAGAAGCCCATCTCAAATATTCCACCGGAAGAGACCATAGTTACGCCAATAGTAATGGATTTCTCTGCATCAAGCGTATCCCCAAGGGACAATTTTTGGTTCGTAGTGTTTGTCTTAGCTTCGAAAGAAAAGCACGAGAACAATACAAGTttgaggaaaagaagaaaatatttatttttgctTTCCATGGTTGTTTTGCTGCACACGGTTGAGAAGAATtgctataaaaagaaaaaaagaaaacaatgtTACCTTGGTTGCTGAAAGAGAATGTTTTATGCTAAAGTCAACAAACCCAGTGGGGAAGTTTCCCCACTAGAGCGAGACACTTCACCCATCAACAACTTTTTCTTCACCCTTTATGTGACATCTCTTAATTTTCAGTAACACATTTTCACATCTACAAATTTTTTAATTCCTAACATTTTCATTTTACTTATATAGGCAGAATTGAAGTTCTACCAGCATTTAAAAGCATCCACAAAACAGTAGAGTTGTCAGGGTTTGAAACTAAATTATGCCAGAAACATAAAAGAAATACATAGTAAAGAAATacgataaaataaataatacactAAACTATCTCACTATGTGTGACaacccgataggtcgttttgagtactagcccttattttcgtgtttcgagacctctattagcttcatttgatattttttgatttgtGTGTGCAGCCCGTGTctttttccggaaagtttttatgtaaaaatttgaagaaaatatgattattgactttaaaaataacttgagtagactacggtcaatattttgggtgaACGATTCCgaatcggtattttgacgattccgaatcgatattttgacgattccgataggtctgtatcgtaattttggacttgggtgtatgcccgtaATTAAAAGCGGAAGTCCCTagattgatttgacttgttttgccgaaagttagcaatttgaatgtttgaaaattttctaggtttgaccgtaggttgactttatggttatcgggtacagattttgattttgggacttggtataggtccattttgctatttaaaatttttctgcaaaatttggtgcaattcggagttggtttgataagaTTCACACACTTGGTTGTGGtttagaggttcttgagttttcttttgaatttcatgcgttttgatgtccgatttatggttctagatattattttagtattttgatcgcgcgagcgagttcatatgatgttattacacttgtgtgcttGTTTGGTTCGGtgccgagggactcgggtgagtttcagatatgtttcggatcattttgaaCTTGTGCAACAACTGTTTCTGGTGTGTTGTGCTTTGCGATCGGGAAGCTTATCTTGCGATCGCGGAGGGAAAGTTTGGGGTTGTGGATGgattgttcatcgcgaacgcgagggcctggTCTGGAACGGGAAGCGAATGGgcgcttacccttcgcgaatgcgacaagcCACTCGCGGACGCGATTCATTGGGGAGAGCTGGGGAGGGCAAATGGTTACTCTCCGTGAACACGGACCTTGGTTCCCGAATGAAAAGGCAGGTGAGACTtaagcctttgcgaacgcgaaggccaattggCCAGtgcattgcgaacgcgaagaacacctCACGCCCAGGTATTAAAAGACCTGAAAGTCGGGATTGAattatttttcaccatttttgaagctagagctcggcctagaggcgattttgaggaGATTATTCATCACTACTTCATTGGTTAGTGAATTGTAacctattttattatatttccatAATCACCCATttattttaacctttaatctaggattttcatggtagaaattagg contains:
- the LOC107789031 gene encoding LOW QUALITY PROTEIN: G-type lectin S-receptor-like serine/threonine-protein kinase At4g27290 (The sequence of the model RefSeq protein was modified relative to this genomic sequence to represent the inferred CDS: deleted 1 base in 1 codon), with the protein product MESKNKYFLLFLKLVLFSCFSFEAKTNTTNQKLSLGDTLDAEKSITIGVTMVSSGGIFEMGFFTLDNLSNYYIGIWYKQITPQTIVWVANRETPLSFLDMESAELKIMQDNLVLLNGNELSIWTTNINSSTKKPVVAILRDDGNLILNHGSNSLWQSFDHPSHTFLPGSKIGYNRKTKTQQALTSWTNSEDPRPGLFSLEMESNGESIVRWNKTVEYWSSGPWNGHSWGTVPLKAHPIFNFTFINNTNEVYFSYYIFNPSVMSRFIIDVTGEIKQLTWLNSTKQWNMFFAQPVQSCDVYGYCGAYGACNDSSSIPLCDCLPGFTPRSKKDWDLNSFSFGCERKTSLNCGNASASILEEDKYWMHSHMRIPIDNNILTVGSAPECESTCLNNCSCTAYAFEDNKCLTWDGDLFNLQQLSENDASGITIYVKLAASEFSAPKAIAYKTHKSRRLKVAIPTTIATTIFLCSLICLFYKTRRARSRGNPHLRSWLNTEKGENDLIDEEDEKGIEVPFFSLESILAATDNFSEENKLGRGGFGLVYKGKFQGGREIAIKRLSAQSSQGINEFKNEVILIARLQHRNLVRLMGYCVQGNEKILLYEYMPNKSLDTFIFDERNHALIDWKKRFDIISGIARGLLYLHHDSRLRVIHRDLKTSNILLDKEMNPKISDFGLARIVQGNITEANTNKVVGTYGYMSPEYALDGLFSIKSDVFSFGVIMLEIICGKRNTGFYQREEALNLLGYAWRLWNEGNAMSLVDDSLLESCNEEDALKCINIALLCVQEDANIRPSMSDVIIMLGSESISILKPNKPAFTVRTRAYSTTTLPSSESYINSYNELTVTLEDGR